One region of Phycisphaerae bacterium genomic DNA includes:
- a CDS encoding response regulator: MENLKLLVTDDEREMRRAVERALSAYRVRLPEVDGEVGFVVQQAASGEEALEKITQSPPDILLLDFKMGGMTGLDVLDALAHQERDMLTVMVTAYASLETAVTATKRGAFDFIAKPFTPTELKDTIRKVASHLMAQRQARTLAREKRQVRFQFISVLAHELKAPLGAIEGYLKILGDPKFRSDPGAIDRMIQRCLVRSEAMKKLIYDLLDLTRIESGQKRRELVEVDLAQVARTSIETLRPDAAARGITIELHVEGTQIMSADRGEIEIILNNLVSNAVKYNRDGGRVDVTLAQEGDFEILTVSDTGIGMTEEEAGKLFNDFVRIKNRKTKNVLGSGLGLSIVKKLAMLYGGAATVASTPDVGSTFTIRLSRQSAIPTDGNHTTTHPAVAAGG, from the coding sequence ATGGAAAACCTGAAACTCCTGGTAACGGATGACGAGCGCGAGATGCGCCGAGCGGTTGAACGCGCCTTGTCCGCGTACAGGGTGCGGCTTCCCGAGGTCGATGGTGAGGTCGGCTTCGTCGTGCAACAGGCCGCCAGCGGCGAGGAGGCCCTGGAGAAGATCACCCAGAGCCCCCCGGACATCCTGCTCCTGGATTTCAAGATGGGCGGCATGACCGGACTCGACGTGCTGGACGCACTCGCCCACCAGGAGCGCGACATGCTCACCGTCATGGTCACTGCCTACGCTTCCCTCGAGACCGCGGTGACCGCAACCAAGCGCGGGGCGTTCGATTTCATCGCCAAGCCGTTCACTCCGACCGAGTTGAAGGATACGATTCGCAAGGTCGCCAGCCACCTGATGGCCCAGCGGCAGGCCCGAACCCTCGCCCGCGAGAAACGCCAGGTCCGCTTCCAGTTCATCTCCGTGCTGGCCCACGAGCTGAAGGCACCCCTGGGGGCAATCGAGGGCTACCTGAAAATCCTGGGAGACCCGAAGTTCCGAAGCGACCCGGGCGCGATCGATCGAATGATCCAGCGGTGCTTGGTGCGCTCCGAGGCAATGAAGAAACTGATCTACGACCTGCTCGACCTGACCCGAATCGAGTCCGGCCAGAAGAGGCGCGAACTGGTCGAGGTCGATCTGGCCCAGGTGGCTCGCACCTCGATCGAGACACTCCGCCCGGACGCCGCGGCCCGGGGGATCACCATCGAACTGCATGTCGAAGGGACGCAGATCATGTCCGCCGACCGCGGCGAGATCGAGATTATTCTCAACAACCTGGTCTCCAACGCGGTGAAGTACAACCGGGACGGCGGACGAGTGGACGTTACCCTTGCCCAGGAGGGCGACTTCGAGATCCTCACCGTATCCGATACGGGCATCGGCATGACCGAGGAGGAGGCGGGCAAGCTCTTCAACGACTTCGTCCGCATCAAGAACCGCAAGACCAAGAACGTTCTCGGCAGCGGCCTGGGGCTGTCGATCGTGAAGAAGCTAGCGATGCTGTACGGGGGTGCGGCCACGGTGGCCAGTACCCCCGACGTCGGCAGCACTTTCACCATCCGGCTCAGCCGGCAGTCCGCGATACCAACCGATGGCAATCACACGACAACACATCCTGCGGTGGCTGCGGGAGGATGA
- a CDS encoding response regulator: MATKILVVDDDIDYLAQTQAQLEAAGFEVTTAETVDAARELIGKRKPDLAVVDLMMENFDDGFRLCHAIKKADASIPVILVTAVASETGIDFDASTQEERSWIKADAVLDKPIRFEQLQREIDRLLHK; this comes from the coding sequence ATGGCAACGAAGATTCTTGTGGTGGATGATGACATCGATTACCTCGCCCAGACCCAGGCCCAGCTCGAGGCCGCCGGGTTCGAGGTGACGACCGCCGAGACGGTCGACGCCGCTCGCGAGCTGATCGGCAAGCGGAAACCGGATCTGGCGGTCGTCGATCTGATGATGGAGAACTTCGACGACGGCTTCCGGCTCTGCCATGCCATCAAGAAAGCGGACGCGTCCATTCCGGTCATCCTGGTGACCGCGGTGGCCAGCGAGACCGGCATCGATTTCGACGCCTCGACCCAGGAAGAGCGATCCTGGATCAAGGCCGACGCGGTGCTGGACAAACCCATCCGCTTCGAGCAGCTGCAACGCGAAATTGATCGACTACTCCACAAGTGA